One stretch of Trichocoleus desertorum ATA4-8-CV12 DNA includes these proteins:
- the ggt gene encoding gamma-glutamyltransferase, translated as MPNPTHGVIAAGHAKTAEAGLEMLRLGGNAFDAAIAAVMAAFVVEPTLTSPAGGGFLLAHTSQQQDILFDFFTQTPRYKKNPSHLNFYPVDVNFGGAIQEFHIGLGSMGVPGNVAGIFHVHQKLGRLPFQAIAEPAIHYAKRGVEISDFQYFCFQILSPILTASPESRQIFAPNGSLVAPGTNLVMPDLAEALDYLAKTGPDGFYRGDIAHQIVQDCENFGGYLTLEDLQQYQVIERQPLAINYRDNILLTNPTPSSGGTLIALALELLSAIDLANFKFGSAEHLDVLATAMRLTNIARREQSDQLCQQQDSQAFLEAVQVEMYQAQLLDVANKWGSTTHLSVIDDEGNAASVTTSNGEGCGYVIPGTGIMMNNMLGEEDLNPQGFHQWQENTRIASMMAPTIVLKDQQPEIVLGSGGSNRIRTAILQVISNILDFQMPVGVAVDSPRIHWENSVFNVEPGFSEAELEKLHLPADDELVLWQQENMFFGGVHTVMRDAAGTITGAGDRRRSGVVLAC; from the coding sequence ATGCCAAACCCAACTCATGGTGTAATTGCTGCGGGACATGCCAAAACAGCCGAAGCAGGGCTGGAAATGTTGCGCTTGGGCGGCAATGCTTTTGATGCCGCGATCGCAGCGGTAATGGCAGCCTTTGTGGTGGAACCCACCCTGACTTCTCCCGCAGGAGGTGGCTTTCTCCTAGCGCATACGTCTCAGCAACAAGATATTTTATTTGACTTTTTTACTCAAACACCTCGTTATAAAAAGAATCCTTCCCACCTGAATTTTTATCCAGTTGATGTTAACTTTGGCGGTGCTATTCAAGAGTTTCATATTGGCTTAGGCTCGATGGGTGTACCAGGAAATGTGGCTGGTATTTTCCATGTGCATCAAAAGTTGGGTCGGTTGCCATTTCAGGCGATCGCGGAACCTGCCATTCACTATGCCAAAAGAGGAGTGGAAATCTCTGATTTTCAATATTTCTGCTTTCAAATTCTTAGCCCCATTCTGACTGCTTCTCCAGAATCACGTCAAATTTTTGCCCCCAATGGTTCTCTTGTGGCACCTGGAACCAATTTGGTAATGCCCGACTTGGCAGAGGCTTTAGATTACTTAGCTAAAACAGGGCCGGATGGATTTTATCGAGGCGATATTGCACATCAAATTGTTCAAGATTGTGAGAATTTTGGTGGTTATCTAACTCTCGAAGATTTGCAACAGTATCAGGTGATTGAACGTCAACCACTGGCGATCAATTATCGAGATAATATCTTGCTGACTAACCCCACGCCTAGCTCTGGTGGTACTTTGATCGCTTTGGCTTTAGAGCTTCTATCTGCGATCGACTTGGCGAATTTTAAGTTTGGTAGTGCCGAGCATTTAGATGTTTTAGCTACGGCGATGCGACTGACGAATATCGCTCGTCGAGAGCAGTCTGACCAGCTTTGTCAGCAGCAAGATTCTCAAGCCTTTCTAGAGGCGGTTCAGGTGGAAATGTATCAAGCTCAATTGCTGGATGTCGCGAATAAATGGGGTAGCACAACTCACCTTAGCGTAATTGATGATGAAGGCAATGCTGCGAGTGTGACTACTTCCAATGGGGAAGGTTGTGGTTATGTAATTCCTGGCACTGGCATCATGATGAATAACATGTTGGGGGAGGAAGATTTGAACCCCCAGGGATTCCATCAGTGGCAGGAAAATACTCGCATTGCGTCCATGATGGCTCCTACCATTGTGCTAAAAGATCAACAGCCAGAAATTGTTTTGGGTTCTGGGGGTTCCAATCGGATTAGAACGGCGATTTTGCAAGTAATTTCTAATATTTTAGATTTTCAAATGCCAGTGGGGGTAGCAGTAGATAGCCCGCGAATTCATTGGGAAAATTCTGTGTTTAATGTTGAGCCAGGATTTAGTGAAGCGGAGTTGGAAAAACTGCATCTTCCGGCTGATGATGAGCTGGTGTTGTGGCAGCAGGAAAATATGTTTTTTGGTGGGGTGCATACAGTGATGCGAGATGCTGCTGGGACCATTACGGGCGCAGGCGATCGCCGCCGTAGTGGAGTGGTGCTGGCTTGCTAA
- a CDS encoding acylphosphatase: MANVKHPRVHVWISGRVQGVGYRMSTCQAAETLGVNGWVKNLPDGRVEAVFEGPPELIEEMIRWCHKGPRMAIVQEVKVEHEEPEGIQGFHASR, from the coding sequence ATGGCAAACGTTAAGCATCCCAGAGTTCATGTTTGGATTTCTGGGCGAGTCCAAGGTGTCGGTTATCGCATGTCAACTTGTCAGGCAGCAGAAACTCTAGGAGTTAATGGCTGGGTCAAGAATTTGCCCGATGGCAGAGTGGAAGCAGTCTTTGAAGGCCCCCCAGAACTGATAGAAGAGATGATTCGGTGGTGCCACAAAGGGCCACGTATGGCAATCGTGCAAGAAGTCAAAGTGGAGCACGAAGAACCAGAAGGCATTCAGGGATTCCATGCAAGTCGCTGA
- a CDS encoding Orange carotenoid protein, producing the protein MTYTDIAHNQKQAIQSFQGFDADTQLALLWFIYEELKGSLTPKGGPDTSGFAIAQGIVDRIQQLPQEQQVQAQRDVVSGQASEFGTAYGDFNSSNRLAFWYLLAQGMENGQIVNVPSDYQMSGDAQEFFNAIKGLEFNDQITFMRNVVSCMGPEPKEGAVFT; encoded by the coding sequence ATGACATACACTGACATTGCCCATAATCAAAAGCAAGCGATTCAAAGCTTTCAAGGTTTTGATGCAGATACTCAACTAGCGCTCCTGTGGTTTATTTATGAGGAGTTGAAGGGTTCTCTCACACCCAAAGGTGGCCCTGATACTTCTGGTTTCGCGATCGCTCAAGGGATCGTCGATCGCATTCAGCAATTGCCTCAAGAGCAGCAGGTTCAAGCTCAACGAGATGTTGTGTCAGGTCAAGCCTCGGAGTTTGGCACTGCTTATGGAGACTTCAACTCCAGCAACAGACTCGCTTTTTGGTATCTCTTAGCTCAAGGGATGGAGAACGGTCAGATCGTCAATGTTCCCTCTGACTATCAGATGTCTGGTGATGCTCAAGAGTTCTTTAATGCGATTAAAGGGCTAGAGTTTAATGACCAAATTACGTTTATGCGGAATGTGGTTTCTTGTATGGGTCCTGAGCCCAAAGAAGGCGCTGTTTTCACCTAA
- a CDS encoding DUF1823 family protein: MSDLPPLNTDTVWDILNDKVDDAIANRLVWHCLGYRYDDANGRWDAMGVALDLREAYPEPPDFIESRPATVRLTRSIPAEHKQLLKEQLGFTGYKVGELVPRLTRRATMANWLLSYLRTKSA; this comes from the coding sequence ATGTCTGATCTACCGCCTCTGAATACTGACACTGTCTGGGATATCCTGAATGACAAAGTTGATGATGCGATCGCCAATCGTTTGGTGTGGCACTGTTTAGGTTATCGTTACGATGATGCGAATGGACGGTGGGATGCTATGGGTGTGGCTCTAGACTTGCGAGAGGCTTACCCTGAACCTCCGGACTTTATTGAGAGTCGGCCTGCGACGGTGAGGCTGACGCGATCGATTCCGGCGGAACATAAGCAGTTGCTGAAAGAACAGTTAGGGTTTACGGGCTATAAGGTGGGTGAGCTAGTGCCTCGGTTGACGCGCCGCGCTACGATGGCCAACTGGTTACTCAGCTACCTACGCACTAAGAGTGCTTAG
- the bioF gene encoding 8-amino-7-oxononanoate synthase, with translation MATDPYAWLEQSLKTIHRADWYRSVQTIESQAGPVVCLAGREVLNFASNDYLGLASDDRLIQAAIAATQELGTGSTGSRLITGHRELHRQLELAIAALKQTEDALVFSSGYLANLGAIAALVGKRDLILSDQYNHSSLKNGAILSGATVTDYAHCDVADLRAKLTQQRDRHRRCLILTDSVFSMDGDLCPLPELIAIATEFEAMLLVDEAHATGVMGATGAGCVEQFGCTGQPLIQVGTLSKALGSLGGYVAGSATLIDFLRNRSPSWIYTTGLSPADTAAALAAIAIVQQEPERRAQLWQNVTDLDQLIRESLGKAIAASLLKPLPSASPILCFQAPDAATVLRAGHQLKQAGIFASAIRPPTVPTSRIRVTVMATHTSAHLQQLATALSQVALQT, from the coding sequence ATGGCTACGGACCCCTACGCCTGGTTGGAGCAATCTCTAAAGACAATTCATCGAGCGGATTGGTACCGTTCGGTGCAAACGATTGAGAGCCAAGCAGGGCCTGTAGTTTGTTTGGCAGGACGAGAAGTGCTCAACTTTGCCAGCAACGATTACTTGGGGCTAGCCAGTGACGATCGCCTGATTCAAGCTGCGATCGCGGCGACCCAAGAGTTGGGTACGGGGAGTACCGGATCAAGGCTCATTACTGGGCACCGGGAGCTACATCGGCAGTTGGAGTTGGCGATCGCGGCTCTCAAGCAAACTGAAGATGCTTTGGTGTTTAGTTCTGGCTATTTAGCGAACTTGGGCGCGATCGCAGCTTTAGTGGGCAAGCGCGATTTGATTTTGTCGGATCAATATAACCACTCCAGCCTCAAGAATGGAGCTATTCTCAGCGGAGCCACGGTGACAGACTATGCTCACTGTGATGTGGCTGATTTGAGAGCCAAGCTTACTCAGCAGCGAGATCGCCACCGTCGCTGTTTGATTTTGACGGATAGCGTCTTTAGCATGGATGGTGATCTCTGTCCCCTGCCAGAACTGATCGCGATCGCTACCGAGTTTGAGGCGATGTTGTTGGTAGATGAAGCCCATGCGACGGGCGTAATGGGAGCAACAGGAGCAGGGTGTGTGGAGCAGTTTGGCTGTACTGGGCAACCTTTGATTCAAGTTGGCACTCTGAGCAAAGCTTTGGGTAGCCTGGGCGGCTATGTGGCTGGCTCTGCTACTTTGATTGATTTCTTGCGGAACCGCTCTCCCAGTTGGATTTACACCACAGGACTTTCTCCGGCGGATACTGCCGCTGCCTTAGCCGCGATCGCGATCGTCCAACAAGAACCAGAACGACGGGCTCAGCTTTGGCAGAATGTCACTGATCTAGATCAATTAATTCGGGAGAGTTTAGGGAAGGCGATCGCAGCTTCACTTCTCAAGCCTCTACCGTCTGCCTCCCCGATTCTTTGTTTTCAAGCGCCAGATGCTGCCACGGTGCTTCGCGCAGGCCACCAACTCAAACAAGCGGGAATTTTTGCTTCGGCCATTCGCCCCCCGACTGTCCCGACTAGCCGGATTCGGGTCACAGTGATGGCTACTCACACCTCAGCTCATTTGCAGCAGTTGGCTACCGCTCTGAGCCAGGTTGCATTACAAACTTGA